GTGGGTGCTACTCGATACCGGTTTTACAGGTGGAATGCTAATCGAACGCCGCATTGCAAAAAGCTTTGGCTGGTTAAAGAAACAAAATCCAAAAAGCTATTTTGCAGGAGCCAATACCACAGAGAAAATGGAAAATGTAAAAGCTCAAGAAGTCAAATTTGGCCCATTTACACTCTCTAACGTGCATGTGGCGTTTCCTGCAGAAGGCAGTAAGGTCAATGTCTCTAGCCAATACCGCCATACTAAAAGTAAGATTAGAGGTGTGAGAGTAAGCGGCATCGTAGGTTATGACGTGTTCAAACATTTTGTCATGACCATGGATTTAAAAAACGGCAACCTACATGTGGGTGTGCCAGAGAAGAAACTTTAAACCTCAGAGCCAGCGCTCGGCGCTGGCTTTATTAGGTTATTCGTAACGTAAAATCAAAGACGGTCGTATTGTCGCAGCCCTAAAAGCCAACAGAGCAACAGTCAACCAAGTACTTAGCGCCACAAAACCCGCACTGAATAAATACACCCAAAGCGCCTGAGAAATACGTTCATTAAAGTGATTTAACCACCCATCCAAGACCCAGTAACTCAGTGGAAAAGCCAGTAATACCGCGGCGGCAATCAGCACCACGTATTCCTTTGCCAATAAATTTACAATACTCGTGCGCGATGCCCCCAATACTTTACGTACAGCCACTTCCTTTTGTCTGCGCAATACCGAGAATGACGCCAAGCCTAATACCCCTAAGCAGGTCAATGCTACAGCCAAGGCACTGAAAAATAGCACCAACTGCTGTATACGCCGCTCACTCATATGTGCTCGCTCGTATTCATCTTCAATGCGAGTAATTGATACTTCATGTAATTTCAATTGGTTTACAACTAAACTTCTGATTTGCTCAGACACCTCTTCTACAGGCATCGTCCCATCCAACTTCACAACAATGTCAGCAAATGGGCGGCTAATGACACCAGCACGAAAAGAAATTGGCAATGCTTGCTGCTTAGCAGAGCCGATTTTAACATCAGCAACAACTCCCACAATGGTCACTTGTGTGCGACCATTGTGCGATGTAGCCTGCTTACCAATCACCTCTTCAGGATCATGATACCCCGCCATTTTCATATAACTTTCAGATACTAATACCGAATAACGGTGAATATCTTGTTCGTCACGACGAAACCAGTCTGTACCAAATTGTGGCGAAAAATCACGCCCAGCAATCAGCGTTAATCCCAATGTTTCTGCTGCATGATAACCGGTTGAAACTGTTGGTTGTGTACCGTGTAGTTGCTCTCCATTTGGCCAAGTAAGATGTAAGCCCGCATTCATATCTACAGTGAGGTTAGTATTACTCACTGTCACTGATGATACGCCCGGTAGCGTGCGTATACTTGCAAATAGGCGATTATTATCTGCTTTATATATCAACTCTGCGGGTAAGTCCTGGACCAATAACCTGTCTGTTTTTGCATACCCGACATCTAACGTATTAACCAAAGCCATTTGCTTATAAATCACAACAGCAGAAATGATCAGTGCAATTGAGAGCACACTTTGGAAATATAGAGTTAATTTACGCACCCAAATTGCGGTTTGGCCTCGTTGTAAATCACCACTTAATACGCGTTTTGCACTAAATGAAGAAATAAACAGCGCAGGATAAAGGCCTGATAACACGCCAACTAATATAACAACCCCAACAACGGCGCCTAAAAACCACATTGAAAAGCTCAAGCTCAGGGACCTGTCTAAGAGCTGGTTTACCGCAGGCAATGACAACTCGACAAGCGCCATCGCAATTAGCCCAGCAAAGCCAACAACCAGCAGCGCTTCGGTTAAAAATTGCTGGATAAGCTGAAAACGACTGGCGCCTAGTGCTTTTCGTACACCCACTTCTTTTGC
This genomic window from Pseudoalteromonas luteoviolacea contains:
- a CDS encoding ABC transporter permease, with product MFSSYITTALRAFAKHKQHFALNVIGLSIGLAAAIIVALFAAYEMSFDHQHPNAERVYRVHTDYRSWGLQLIGNARSQHPIQMMQQSQVEDVLVLADAESLEYNGGSLPLTVKLADRQVQLPDFYAASSNLQDFVSLNVLSGSIQTAVTAPNHLAISQSTAVRLFGHDNVVGERLIHDAGTYTVAGVFADLPDNTHFYFHTLTAIPANAQNNVSGYVYMRMVPNANVDDIQDDLNQLFTEHSTGRDKTLSLHLIPLLDVHFNSRGPFEMKQGGSQQVMMVSVALALILLLVASTNFINLNIAAAAKRAKEVGVRKALGASRFQLIQQFLTEALLVVGFAGLIAMALVELSLPAVNQLLDRSLSLSFSMWFLGAVVGVVILVGVLSGLYPALFISSFSAKRVLSGDLQRGQTAIWVRKLTLYFQSVLSIALIISAVVIYKQMALVNTLDVGYAKTDRLLVQDLPAELIYKADNNRLFASIRTLPGVSSVTVSNTNLTVDMNAGLHLTWPNGEQLHGTQPTVSTGYHAAETLGLTLIAGRDFSPQFGTDWFRRDEQDIHRYSVLVSESYMKMAGYHDPEEVIGKQATSHNGRTQVTIVGVVADVKIGSAKQQALPISFRAGVISRPFADIVVKLDGTMPVEEVSEQIRSLVVNQLKLHEVSITRIEDEYERAHMSERRIQQLVLFFSALAVALTCLGVLGLASFSVLRRQKEVAVRKVLGASRTSIVNLLAKEYVVLIAAAVLLAFPLSYWVLDGWLNHFNERISQALWVYLFSAGFVALSTWLTVALLAFRAATIRPSLILRYE